ACAGCGCACTACCTCAATGGGGGGCCACCCAAGACAAATTTCATTAATCAAGGAATATTTCCTTCACCCACAGGCACTATAAATAGTGGTAATTCAAGCAGTGCTTCCTCActaatttcttttggtaTAGGAAATACCCAAATAGTATAGGCTCTGTTTTTCATAATAAAGGGATGGAAAGCAGCCAACAACATTCTAGGAAAGACAACTTTGGCCAAATTCATAGAAGGAAAACTAAAAATTCTCAGgggaaaacaataaaactACGTATTCAATATAGAAGTATAATTCTAACGTAGTACATATTTAAATGTTTTTGTAAGAATCAATAAAGAcgtcaagaaaataaaccGTCATCAAATTTAGTGGAATAAAAATGACGATGCATAAAATAAAGTGctaattatttctttttaaagaCTCCTACACTTTCCAGGAGAACTTCCAGTGTTCCGTATACAAAGTTTTGTTGCCTCTATCGAAATGGAATATTGAGAATATCAGGACATTCCACTGTATTTCAGACTCGGTGCTACAGGTTACGTAGGCAGAGATGCAGTATGTGGCGGAGATAGACAAAAGCATTGAAAACTAGTGTTCTCAAAGGAAACCCCTCCAAGATGGTAGTAATTAATTGTACTCTATATACCAGTCACCATTCAACGTGGTGACGATTTGCTGCATGTTGGCCTAAACTACTATCCACCACAGAGAGACCATTTTTACGGGCAGCAGTTTTTTTGAGAAGCATGGCTAGATAAAATACAGAAGAAGGGCACCAGTTGGTTTAAACCTAATGCCCGCAAAACGTTTCGGTGCGCTTAACAACAGGAAAAATGTGATTACTATAGCTGTTATTGACACCTGCCTTCGTTCTACGACCCGCTATGCTCGACTGATGAAAATACAACTTAAGAATTGATGTCTTCATCTTACTATTAGTATATTTTGTGTGGCGTATGGTTACTATATATTTGACACCTGTCTTTCCGTTCAGTTGTTCGCCCCAAAATCTGGGCAATCAACTAGAATTACGAAAACGTGTCTAGCCCAATTCACTCCACAAGTTATCAGCTCTTACCTTCTCGTCGACCACGTTGTCTAAAGTGTGGCCGTACCGAATAGTATGTATTACACTAATCAAACCGGTGATAGGTGCAACATTTTAATTTAGGCCAATAGGAAGTGTATCACGTTTCCGTTCCAGGTAAATTTACAATTGCATACCGTGTATTATCAAGGGGCGAAATAGAGGCCCTTCTCGGTTTTGAGTACGCATACATTACGACGCCTACGATTTCTAATTTGCCATTATATTCCGAAGTGCAGCcaattattttcaaaaggaaGTACTGCGTAGACGTATACAAAAGTGAATGAGCAACTTTTGTTGGAGCTATAATAATAGATGGTACATCCTAAACTCAGTTTGTTCTGATTGAACATCTTATATTTCACGtcgattttcttttgcaaaatttgAAGTATCCTCGATCATTatgtttttatatttcaGGTTAACAAATTTCAGTTACTTCTTGCATGCCCGTATATGGCTTTCATCCTGAACTAACTCGTTGCCAGAAATTAGTACACCTTCCCCAAAATAACGCTTGTCGAGGTCAATACTTCATTGTCTTTTCTACTGTTAGGGCCTTCTGATGACGTGATATAAGGCCTGTCCTTACCCACACTTTTCGACAGCAGCTGTTGTAGTTGGAAGATCACATGAACTTCTAGTACACTCTGTATATCTGATATTATAGCCTTTATCAATAATGAATTTgcaacaatcatctcattGTTCGCCTATTTCTCAAAGACGTGCAATGTCACTGACTATTCTAATCCTGTGAGTCCCGCGACAACCCTGCAAGCATATCCACTAGATCAAAATTGAGAGGAAAATATTAATTTGGCCTAAATATGGAAAGGAGTCACGTACAAGACGAATTCATCACTTGGTTGCAGGGTTCCTCCGGGAGGAAAGTGCTTTCGAAAAGCTTCGACataaattgttgtttcTGAAAACGTCTATTATGCGCATTCCTTTTACATCAATCATAGGGCGAAGTCTTAACCCAGAAATCTTTAACTATTCAACGAAAACGATCTCGTGCATCATAAGCTACAAATATTATGAACTTCAGATTTTTAAGAACAACTTTTTTAACCATGACTAACGATTATTGAAATAGATGTAGGGTGAAATATCCCCCCGTAAGATGTTCAGAAATTCAACAGATTGTCTCTAGAAGCTGAACAGCAGCCACTTTAAGTACATGTACTAAAGCAACTTGTAATACTCTATATAAACGGAGAGTATCGACAGCTCGTCCAAGCATaatgttttcttcatgTGCTCAACGATCACCATGAATGAATCTAGGCCAACACCCCGAGAGATAAATCGACTAGTATTCTGGATGCGATGGTGTGTTGCTGCTTTAATCACAACTACGATCATCTTCAGCGCTTCACTTATTAAAGGCATCACCGCTAAAGAAGGGTGTCCATTTACGATAGACAAAGCGCTTTATATTCCTATGATACACAAATCAGTGGAAGCATATAGGCTAGCTTTAAAGGGACCATTATAGCAGATTATTTTGTTGCACCCCATTTGTCGTCACCCAAGTTATCCAAAAGATACTGGTGGTACTGGGTGGAAATTGTCTTCGGAAAGTCGACACAACATTCAATATGAATACTGCCGCTTCAGTAAAGCTGCGATGAATGGATCAACTATATATGGGATGTAGGGACGACTATTGCTGCCTGGGGTGGCAGTGCAAAAAAGAAGGCTGTTTGTTGAACTACCTCACGGAGGTTGGAAAAGAGACGTTTCACCTTTGTTGGATGACGTCGCTGATTTATTGGACTCGTAAGGTATAGGTCTACTGGGAACAGACTATTTTAATTATTCAGAAATGACAGAAGCACAAGTAACAGACTGCCTAATGTGGCGGTCCTTAACAATCAGTTAATACAACGTGATGTATATTTAACAACGTTACTAGTTACAGCATTGTCGAATAGCACAGTAATATACTGGCAAAAATATGATAAAAAACAGCAGAGGCACCATGAATTCCGGTGCTATGCCCCCATATTTTGATGAACTTGAATATGACATCTGGCAGATGACGAGGTGCCCTTCAAGCCTCAGAAATGCTTGTGGTGATTTATGATGATTGAGTCTTTCAACATTACATTGAAAAGTATGAATTCgataatatttttgatcaacaaattcaaaacatcGATTTTCGTGAAAATTGCAAAAGTGGGATCCaagaaattattattttagGTGAGAGTTTGTTTGTCTAGAGTGGTTTTAACGGTTAAATGATTGAGCAAGGGTTTAttttactctttttttcttgtattaCATATTTTGTTGGAACAGGGATCGACTACTAACCCCTCATTGTTAGTTATATCACTAGAATATTGTCACGCATGGTGCTTAGAAGACGGCACACTATTATTAGACCTGAGCGAGTGAATCTACACCGCCATCGAACTTTAATAGCAGTTGGAACGCGGAAGTAATATTGTAAAAGgtaatgaataacaacgtatgaaataaaaaagaaaaaaaaatggcaTGGGATTATTGATTTCCTTCCGTGAATTTTTACATCTTAGAGGTGAAGTTCTGGTATAttctacatacctaatagcatttttcttatatCAGCAATAAAGGCCCGACGATTATATAAAACTTACTTATATCTCACAacgatttttctttttgatatagttttcttttaggATTATAGTTCATTATCTATAAATATACATTTTAATAATCCAAAAGGGACATTATGTCTATCATTCATATTCAAGAGCGGCGGTCCAGAAATTTGCTTCCAATTCACAAACCTCCGCATATATCGTCACCAAAGTATCAAGTTGTTCTGGAGGGTATGTTTCCAATATGTGATTCAAAAGCCTCTCACCTTCAAGCATGGCTTCGTGACACCATGTAGACGAGTATGTATCACACCATTCACGATAAAGAGTACCCTCGGCTACAGTCACCTCATCCTTAATTTTCGTTAAGGCATGAACATAACCCATTAAGCAAGGATTAAGGGCTATAACTAGTTCTTGCCAGTTCCCTCTTCTGGCGACATCATTAAAGTAACGACAGTAGGCTCTTAAAGCAGGACCTCTCTGAATTTTCTGTAAGTGGTCCGGGTCTTTGACTCCGAATCCTTCTCTTAACCTTCTTTCGTGTTGATTTAGCCCATTACGGACGCAATCAACGATAACTAGCTCCTTTTCAAGATCTTCTAGGCTTGGAGACTTACTACCTGCGATACAGGAAATTCTAGCATAATTGAGTAAGTATAGATAGTCTTgttcaataaagaatttgaacTTCTTGCGATCTAATGTACCCTCGGCCACTTTTTTAACAAATTCATGATTCACATAGGAGTCCCAGTGAGGTTTGACTTTGGGGTGATTTACCAGGTACTTAAAGAAGCTCTTTCCAGGAATTTTATCAAGAGACCCTTTGACTGGTTTCTTAGCCACAACGTCTGATGCAGTGAAACATTCATCGCTGAGCATTTTTTCTAGTGGGATTTCTACAGCGTAAACATGATTAATTGGCCCATTGTCCTTGACAGTCTCCTTAGTGACATCACAGCCAATGGCAATGGCATTTTGGACATACTCAATAGCACCATAAACAGACTGTGGAAGGGAATAACCGCGAGCCAAGTTGGATGCTATGGCAGAAGCCAGGGTGCACCCAATACCATGAGTGTGGGTGGTCTCAACAAATTTACCCTTATAAGTGATGAACTTTTGTTCGGCGCCCAAGTAAAGAACGTCGgttatatatttttcatttccatCATCCCATGGAATGTGGCCTCCTTTCACTAAAATGTTGGAACATTTTGTGACTTTAGAAATGTCTTTGGCGATCTCAAAAACGTCTTCTAATTTATTAACTATTCTGTCTTCCCCTAACAATTTGAAACAGTCTGAGATTTTTGGAGTCAAAACGTCAGCAAAGGGTGAGATTTTCTCTACAATTAAACCGGCTACGTCCTTTCCAGCTGAATTAGAACAAGAAGTGGCACATAGAACGGGATCAACCACTAGTTTAGGTCTTTTTTCACCAAGCTGAACAAGCTTTTCGTGCAAAACCTCGATAGCAGCCGTCGTAAGCATACCAGTTTTAATAACATCGCATTTCATGTCCTTTAAATTTGCTTCCAGTATTTGGGAAACAACATCCTTTGGGGTGTTTTTGATACCGTACACCTTCACTGGAGTTTGCGCAGTCAAAGTGGTGATGCATGTCATGGCGTAACATCTGTGGGCCGTGATAGTCTTGATATCAGCCTCAATACCGGCACCACCACTTGAATCTGCCCCGGCAATGGACAAAATGGTTggtaatttttcattgctaGCTAGAGTAAGGTATGGGGGAGGCGTGTTAATGCTCACTGTAGAATAGGTCATCGGGGAAGgataaaattttgatcTTTTACTTCGTTCAATAAAGTGTCAAAACTCGAGACAACAAGAGGTACGAACAGTGTCTTTTGTCTCCTATCTTTTATGTCATTGTTCAAATATTAGAACCATCTCTTGTCGAATCGTACAGCTCTAAGGGTTTCCAATATTTAACTTGGATACATCAatataatagaaaagaaaatatataccCATAGGTGTCATTAAGTAAACAAGAGgtgcaaaaataaaaggcaACAATCGACAGATGCCAAGTTCTTCCATGCATTTCGATGAAGCTTAATGTCACAATAGAATCCTGCATGTTCATGCAAATAAAGGGAACACATACTGAATCTGAAATAGGCAATTTGGTAGAAGACAATTTGATAGAAGAAGTTCGTTTTGGAGGATCACAAGCAATTCATATCACTTTGGTCTGTCTTTCAAATGTTTTCTCGAGTATACAGTTGttacaaagaatattttatGGTAATTTGGGATTTACATAGACTATTGAGATGTGGCGACAAATTTTGCTATTccatttttattgataattagtgCTGGTTTGTTATAGAAATATAAAAGctataacaataataataacattTACCTTTGAAAATTATTCATTAAAAATATCTCTTAAAAGCCAATTATTAATTAATTAATCAATTGATAAATACataaacattatttttttcatagcCAATAATGTAAATAAACGGTCatattaaaatatttataGTATTATGCGTTGACCCTCTACTATATAAGAGAACGTATGAATTACAGAATGTTTAGACACTGAATATGACATAGGTAAGTTCAATCGCTATTGAGCGGATCTTCAACATTAGCTGTCACTCTTGTCTGAATAGTTAATTAATCATTTTTGACTCTGAAGCAATTGAATTACTAATGcaagaatataaaaagcGTTTTTTTAATTGCTGTCCAAGTATCTAAACCATCGGTAGGTGTAGTTACATTATTAGACAActatgtttttttttagttgtCGCCAAGTGCGTTCGCTACAGTAACAACCGATATATGGCAGTTGAACCATGCTCTCATGACGTGAACTACTGCTATAGTTAAAAGCCAACTCGTTACAGTAATGACATTGAAGGGAGtctcatcttctttcaaaaaaaaaaataaattgAAACGGACAGGAATTGAACCTGCAACCCTTCGATTGCAATCTTGTTCCATGGAATTTCCAAGATTTAATTGGAGTCGAAAGCTCTACCATTGAGCCACCGCTTCAACTTTTGTTGAAAGATTATATCTTAACATAGGATACGtcagtatgacaatacatcattctaaacgttcataaaacatATATGTGAGATgtgggtgaattttgtgttggaataagtgattactactatgCActtattcgtataaatttGAGTAggaattctaataatagaattgttggaataagtgattactactatacatttattcatataaattgttgtagttgatgacgaacattctttaacatgatactaatgatgttgagtaaattaatactaacattcttatggtgataccaatttaaatggagtagggaaattctaattatagaatttcctgcactaataagataaagatctattaattgtccagaacttagtatataagaagatgagttaacactaaattcttatcatcaacactctgatttatgtctgaaccttttggtttaatacacccaatcagcgtgtgttttatatacctctcttatatagattaagaaggaacgactattcttaattattacaacttactaaactactaattatcaacaagaatttaccgcagtaatgagataaagatctattaattgatcagaacttataTTCCAATATAATTGGTATCATCGTAAGAATGGttgtattcatttacccaacattattagtatcatgttaaagaatgttcgtcatcaactgCTCCAATAATacgaataaatgtatagtagtaattacttattccaacaacaCAGGAAATATTATTAGGCACTTAAAATGtactagaagttcttcATAGGTATGTAGAAATCCAAGAAATGAAATCCATGGTTATACATGATTCTGTAAATactttattatcattttgtATTGAGAGATtggcgaattttgagatgattgttgggattccattgttgataaaggcaataatattaggtatgtagatatactagaagttctcctcaaggatataggaatccaataaatggaactcgtaattctacataattctgtatatgcttttattgtcattttatatttgtcagtcattatcctattacattatcaatccttgcatttcagcttccacttatttcgatgaccgcttctcataacttatgtcatcttataacaccgtatatgataatgtactagtagtatgactactagttgatagacgatagttgattttcattccaacatgTATGTTGTTATCCATTATTCCATtgcattatcaatccttgtGTTTCAGCTTTCACTAACTTCGATCACAGTTTCTCATATCTTATGTAATCTTCTAATACTGTATATGATAAAATACTAGTAATGTGACTACTAGCTGATAtatgatagttgatttttattcaaaCAGTAAGTTGTTAATTCTCTCTTGTgcatttcaaattcttagGGGGGAAACTTCTTGAGTGCAGATTAAATACCTAACGATAATGTCAATGACATCCCCATAGTGGTCACTAAAAATACCACCAAAACGCTCTTACTGCGAAGATTGGCAAAGGAAACCTTGGTTAATACTTTTTCAGGCTGGTTCAGTGAACAAGGTGCCATTAAAAGTGTCCCTTGGTGTATGTTGCGACGCTTCCAGTCACCTAGCTTGAATATTGCCTTTAATCTCTGctaaatatatataacttCTTAGGAAATTTGTCGGAAATGCGTGCAAGAGAAaccttcatcttttttgaacataATTCTGCAGTGAAGATTTTTCTGTAATTATGAATAAGATGCTACCACAGGCAGTTCCTACATGCAATCAGTAATATAcgtagaaaaaagaaaatattgttAGAAAGAGGAGAGTCTGTTAAAGCCTCCCCCACCCTATGAACAGATTTGAGCGTCAGGATAGCTAGATAAGAATAGGTAATCTGTTACCAAAAAAGATCTAATAGGTATCATCTGGTAGAGAGTATGTTCTTCTATATAGATCATTTTGGACACTTCccctttcaaaaaaaagcgCTGAATAGTGACCTCAATCCTTAAGTTTCGCAATAGACCCCAGCTATTTGTAAAGCCTTGTACAAGGCCATGAAACAGTTTTGTTCACGCCAATATACTACAAATTGTCACTTTATTAATATGGATTCTGATTATGCGCTATATTCACCGTAATTAGCGATAATATCGTAAGTAGTTCTACTATTGCTAGAAGGTGAAAATTGGGAAATAAACGGGAACTAGGCTGAATAGAAAAGTGCATAGAAAAACAAGTTGTACGATTCAATATAGGAGTGTTTCTAAAAATTTGTGAATTAAGAACTTGGAGGAACACGGAATGGCTTCTGCGGTATATTTTTGCGACCATAATGGGAAACCACTCTTATCAAGAAGATATAGAGATGATGTACCACTTTCCGCAATTGATAAATTCTCTACATTACTGTCGGATTTAGAGGAGCAATCAAATCTGATTCCTCCATGTTTAAATCACAATGGGCTCGAGTATCTATTCATCCAACATAACGATTTATACTTGGTGGCAATTGTTACCTCGCTTACTGCCAATGCGGCTGccatttttacttttttgcaCAAGCTAGTAGAGGTACTGAGTGACTATTTAAAAActgttgaagaagaatctaTAAGAGATAATTTCGTTATAATATACGAACTGTTGGATGAAGTGATGGATTACGGTATACCACAAATTACCGAAACTAAGATGCTAAAGCAATACATAACACAGAAGTCCTTCAAACTAGTAAAATCcgctaaaaaaaagagaaatgcTACTCGACCACCTGTCGCATTAACAAATTCAGTTAGTTGGAGGCCCGAAGGTATTACTCATAAGAAAAACGAGGCTTTTCTGGATATTGTTGAATCTATTAATATGCTAATGACTCAAAAGGGTCAAGTTCTAAGGTCAGAAATTATTGGCGATGTCAAAGTTAATTCAAAATTATCCGGTATGCCTGATCTAAAGTTGGGCATTAACGACAAGGGTATTTTCTCCAAGTATTTGGATAATGATTCTAATATACCATCTGCAGTCAGCGCGGCAACGTCCGATAATAATACAGATACCGATAAGAAACCATCCATAACATCGTCTTCGACCACAAGCAAGAGGAAGGTCAATATAGAATTAGAAGATTTGAAGTTTCATCAGTGCGTTCGATTAAGTAAATtcgaaaacgaaaaaattATAACGTTTATACCACCGGATGGGAAGTTCGATTTAATGAATTACAGGCTATCTACCACAATAAAACCATTAATTTGGTGCGATGTAAACGTGCAAGTTCATTCGAATTCTAGAATTGAAATCCATTGTAAGGCGAAGGCccaaattaaaagaaaatctacTGCAACTAATGTGGAAATATTGATACCGGTTCCGGATGATGCCGATACGCCGACTTTCAAATACTCACATGGGTCCTTAAAGTATGTTCCTGAAAAAAGTGCAATTTTATGGAAATTAAGAAGTTTCCCTGGAGGTAAAGAGTACTCAATGTCAGCAGAGTTAGGGCTACCTTCAATATCAACTAGCAAGGATGGCAGTAGAACAATACCAAAAAGTAACGCAAAACTCTTAAAGGGGCCTGTTCAAATTAAGTTCCAGATTCCTTACTTTACCACTTCGGGTATTCAAGTACGTTACCTAAAGATTAATGAACCAAAACTACAGTATAAGAGTTACCCATGGGTAAGATATATCACGCAGAGTGGTGATGATTATACGATAAGGCTAACATAatagcaagaaaaaaaataaaaaaacagaTTCCACGGTGCATGGACAAAGATTCAGGTGTATAtcgttttttttcctttttcctcttcccTATTGACAATCATGCTAATGACATATAAAGttgtttttatatttgtatttttatagATGCTCATTCAGGGTTTGTTATATACATAGACATAAGAGaataacttttttttttctttctgtgTTTCACTTCGTTGTTAGTGTTGTTTCTGCAAATAAAtggaaagaaacaaaaaaatagagaagTACTGTCACCTACTCCCGTTGGTATTCCGATTCAGTTTCAGAGTTCGAATCTACAACTGATTCTTCATTATCCCCATCATCGGAGTTATCACTTGAACTAGGGTTCTGTGCTCTTTCTTCCGCTTCCACTTTTAATTCATGCAAGATATCAAAACATTCTGCTAACAAAGCATTTAATATACCTTGTCCTTCAGGAATGTTACCATCTGAGTCATAGAATATACCGTCGGTTCTCAGGTTATCTAGTGAAGCCAATTTCATTTGATACGGATATAGCTCTCTTTCGTTATTCACGCCACCCATTCTCTTCAATTCCAATAGACAACGACGGACTGTGGATAGCTGATTATGGATTGGCTGTAAAGCTTCAGATACAGGTTCTGAACTTTCCAACAGTTTATAAATTATGGCATAACACCTACGCAACAGGTATAACAGTATTGATTGTCCCTTTGAGTCCTGAGATTTTGTTGGAAACTTACCATTGATTCTTTTGTTATCGATCTcgttcaatttcttctggtaagaaaacaaatctGTTTCTCTCAAAGTCCATCTTCTTGTGATCATCAGATTTTCTAAAGTAGTCTTTATATCGATCAGCTGTTCATATATTGGTTGCAAATAAGGATCTAATGACAACCCGCCATTTGTTTGATGTGATAAATCGTTAATCAAATCATGACAGTCATCTAATAGACCATTGAGAACGCTTTGACCGTTTACTGCCACCTGGTGGGTTTCCAAGGACTTGAATTTACCAGAGTCATCACGGTTAGACTCTAATTCATTCAGTTCATCCTTCAAGACCGATAGTTTCTCATGGACATATTCTTGGGATACTAAGTGCTTATCATCCATCAACCCATTATTATTCGCTTGCGAATCATTTTGTTCCCGCAATAAAGAATTGATATTAGCACTAGATTTGGACATTGTTTTCTTAGCAGATGCGACTAGTGATAGTAAACCTCTCCTAATCCGGAATAATTTCTCCATCACACTAGACAAAGACGgatcaatttcttctaatTTGCTTTCCAGTGTATCGTATTCGTCCTTACAATGCTTTAATTTAGCACGTAGCAATAGATCTTCTTcgattttattcttttttctttcattatcaatctCTCTCAACCGGTCATCATTTCCATCCTCATTGTAGGTGGAACTAGAGTTTTTTTGCTCAACAATCTTGCTAATTTCGTCtaatctttctttgatagGACTCAAGTCATGGTGAGTGAAAACGTTCGATTCATTTAGATGTTCTAAAAGACTTTCCACAGTAGATAACGATGCATAAGTCGCCGGTGcagaatttttcaagccAACGGTCAAAAAGCATAGTGAGAGCAATTGAAAGACGTCATCCAATACAGAGTCCACTCTGTTATGTAACTCCGTGTTGTGAATCAAAGTGGCAGCGCTCTTAGCCGGTGTCTCATGGctattttttctgataTCGTCCAACTCTCTGACTTTGGTTAAGACATGTTGGTAAGTTGTCTGAACATCCTTAGAGTTTAAATATTGAGTTCTGTTTTGCTTAAGTTTGGCCAAGGAGGATCTCACTTCAAGGAGATAGTTTAGTATAGATTCCTCTTCCTTAGGAACAATCTGAGGATGTTGCTGTCCAGCGGATGCgaacattttcttctttaagcAGTTATTCTCTTCTAATACAGCTTTGTTGCGataaaaattgaaaaagttctCGAAGATTCAACgattcttttcctttgatgCTGATTGTTCTTAAACCGATATTTGCTGCCCAAACTTTATAAGAGATTTTGCTCTTGTCCactcttttatttgttaTCATTCATGAAAATTCCCCTTTACCAGAAGCGggtaatgataatattccTCCTTCGACTCTACACAacaagaatataaaaatgacGCAAAATAATTACTTAGCAACATACTGCAGTTGCAACAATCAACCAGACTGAAACAGATCTTGATACGCTACATGTTTTCGAGATCACCATTGGTGCTACAAGGTAATTTTTGCCTATCATTTTTTCCTGAAAAATGAACGGAAGGCGGAAATATTACTAAAAGAACAATACCAGATTCCAAACCTCACAcacttttcttatttctttttatttagcAAAAGCGTAAAAGATTGCATATATATTACGTACTTAGTTTGTTCTATTTAGGACCTAACATGTTTTCCGGGACAACccattcatcaaattcCTTTTCAGTCAATACACCCAGTTCCAAGGCACTTTCCTTTAAGGTAATGCCCTTCTTATGAGCATTTTTAGCGACCTTGGAAGCTGCATCGTAACCAATCTTAGGGTTCAAAGCAGTGACTAACATCAAAGATTTGGTTAACAGTTCGTGGATACGAGGTTCGTTGGCTTTGATTCCTTCAACGCAGTGTACTCTAAACGAATATGCGGCATCAGTTATTAGTCTGATTGAGTTCAATAGATTGGCGATCATGACTGGTTTGAAAACGTTCAGCTCGAATTGGCCTTGAGAGCCGGCAAACGTGATGGCTGCGTTGTTACCCATGACTTGGACACACACTTGAGTCAATGCCTCGTTCTGCGTGGGGTTGACTTTGCCTGGCATGATGGAGGAGCCCGGTTCATTTTCTGGCAACATTAATTCATGGTAACCACAACGTGGTCCGGACCCCAAGTATCTAATGTCTTGTgctattttgaaaagagaacaaGCAAGAGTGTTCAGAGCACCACTACATTCGACAATGGCATCGTGAGCTGCCAAGGCTTCAAACTTGTTTGGGGCGGTTTGGAACTTTAGTCCAGTTTCTTTGGAAATCTGCTCGGCTATCTTGACATCGAATCCAGGTTTGGTGTTCAAACCTGTGCCAACGGCAGTACCCCCTTGGGCCAAGAAACTCAACGTCTTCAAAGAATGGGCCACTCTTTGAATACCGTTCT
The DNA window shown above is from Saccharomyces mikatae IFO 1815 strain IFO1815 genome assembly, chromosome: 6 and carries:
- the FUM1 gene encoding fumarase FUM1 (similar to Saccharomyces cerevisiae FUM1 (YPL262W); ancestral locus Anc_6.13); protein product: MLRLTNSSCKAFVQSSYKFNIRRMNSTFRTETDAFGEINVPADKYWGAQTQRSFQNFKIGGARERMPLPLVHAFGVLKKSAAIVNESLGGLDPKISKAIQEAADEVASGKLDDHFPLVVFQTGSGTQSNMNANEVISNRAIEILGGKIGSKEVHPNNHCNQSQSSNDTFPTVMHIAASLQIQNELIPELANLKNALEAKSKEFDHIVKIGRTHLQDATPLTLGQEFSGYVQQVENGIQRVAHSLKTLSFLAQGGTAVGTGLNTKPGFDVKIAEQISKETGLKFQTAPNKFEALAAHDAIVECSGALNTLACSLFKIAQDIRYLGSGPRCGYHELMLPENEPGSSIMPGKVNPTQNEALTQVCVQVMGNNAAITFAGSQGQFELNVFKPVMIANLLNSIRLITDAAYSFRVHCVEGIKANEPRIHELLTKSLMLVTALNPKIGYDAASKVAKNAHKKGITLKESALELGVLTEKEFDEWVVPENMLGPK